A genomic window from Candidatus Kouleothrix ribensis includes:
- the recR gene encoding recombination protein RecR, which translates to MTNAPDNQILIEPVARLMEEFGRLPGIGPKTASRLVFFLLRAPDEQAHALAEALANLKDNVRFCSRCFNITVSDPCMICSNSSRDQARICVVEEPLDVLAIERTSTWRGVYHVLHGRIAPLEGMNREDIRFDELVDRVRTEQIDEVLLATNPNLEGEATSFHLHRALAPLGVKVTRLARGLPTGGDLEWADPSTLGSALEGRREL; encoded by the coding sequence ATGACGAACGCTCCCGACAACCAGATCCTGATCGAGCCGGTGGCGCGGCTGATGGAGGAGTTTGGCCGGCTGCCCGGCATCGGCCCGAAGACGGCCTCGCGGCTGGTGTTCTTCCTGCTGCGCGCGCCCGACGAGCAGGCCCACGCGCTGGCCGAGGCGCTGGCGAACCTGAAGGACAATGTGCGCTTTTGCTCGCGCTGCTTCAATATCACGGTGTCCGACCCGTGTATGATCTGCAGCAACAGCTCGCGTGATCAGGCCCGCATTTGCGTGGTCGAAGAGCCGCTCGATGTGCTGGCGATCGAGCGCACCAGCACCTGGCGCGGCGTGTATCACGTGCTGCACGGGCGCATCGCCCCGCTCGAGGGTATGAACCGCGAGGACATCCGCTTCGACGAGCTGGTCGATCGCGTGCGCACCGAGCAGATCGACGAGGTGCTGCTGGCTACGAACCCGAACCTCGAGGGCGAGGCAACGTCGTTTCACCTGCACCGCGCACTCGCACCGCTGGGTGTGAAGGTTACACGCCTGGCGCGCGGGCTACCCACCGGCGGCGACCTGGAGTGGGCCGACCCGTCGACGCTTGGCTCGGCGCTCGAGGGCCGGCGCGAATTGTAG
- a CDS encoding YbaB/EbfC family nucleoid-associated protein, which yields MNPRQLQQMAQQMQKQMAKIQEELGNEIVEGAAGSYVSVTMNGHREIQSIKLAPEVVDPEDVDTLQDLIITAINDASKKAQDLAEKRMGPLTQGMKMPGLF from the coding sequence ATGAACCCACGCCAGCTCCAGCAGATGGCCCAGCAGATGCAGAAGCAGATGGCCAAGATCCAGGAGGAACTCGGCAACGAGATCGTCGAAGGTGCCGCCGGCAGCTATGTCAGCGTCACCATGAATGGCCATCGCGAGATCCAGTCGATCAAGCTGGCGCCCGAGGTCGTCGATCCTGAGGATGTCGATACGCTGCAAGATCTGATCATCACCGCGATAAACGACGCCAGCAAAAAAGCGCAGGATCTGGCCGAGAAGCGTATGGGGCCGCTGACTCAGGGCATGAAGATGCCGGGCCTGTTTTAG
- the dnaX gene encoding DNA polymerase III subunit gamma/tau, which produces MASQALYRRYRSQTFSELVGQEHIVQTLRNAIVEGRIAHAYLFTGPRGVGKTTVARLLAKAVNCGAAPELRPCGECESCRAIADGRAVDVIEMDAASHTSVEDAREIIERVQFRPTSGAYKVYIIDEVHMLSTAAFNALLKTLEEPPGHALFILATTESHKVPATILSRCQRFTFSRHTISATAAHLHAVAAEEQIALEPGVAEAIARAATGSMRDALSVLDQLMAYGSGTISLPQVRGLLGATEAHEVAALADALIGADLTSALRALNSVAEQGADLRQFARDIVERLRALMLLKAGGDPALLDVSDDDLAALQHQAAAADLGALVSWLKLFSGLDHQLRTSSYGQLPLELAVIECLAAPMPAAAPVQRAVPSPRPAAQPGPAAPARPAVPSRPTPSPAAAPAEPVALAAPGPPPREEAPAAEPAPAVAAPGPPAPAPRPHATAEIASDNAAAAMLELVETQWEDILLGIKAQDRTLYVLMTSSGGMRAIDLKDDVIIFEVKNEWQIKRLEQPNPRRLIEKVLSKYMGANYRISCVAETEHRESPNVRREQIRNSRKDPHIKAAINIFDADIIDIEQQS; this is translated from the coding sequence ATGGCTTCCCAGGCACTCTATCGCCGCTACCGCTCGCAGACCTTCAGCGAGCTGGTTGGCCAGGAACATATTGTCCAGACCCTGCGCAACGCGATCGTCGAGGGGCGTATCGCGCATGCCTACCTGTTCACCGGCCCGCGTGGCGTGGGCAAAACCACCGTGGCGCGGCTGCTGGCCAAGGCGGTGAACTGCGGCGCGGCGCCCGAGCTGCGCCCGTGCGGCGAGTGCGAGTCGTGCCGGGCGATTGCCGACGGCCGCGCGGTTGACGTGATCGAGATGGACGCGGCCTCGCACACCAGCGTCGAAGATGCGCGCGAGATCATCGAGCGCGTGCAGTTCCGGCCCACCAGCGGCGCCTACAAGGTCTATATCATCGACGAAGTGCATATGCTCTCGACGGCGGCGTTCAACGCGCTGCTCAAGACGCTCGAGGAGCCGCCCGGCCACGCGCTATTCATTCTGGCTACCACCGAGAGCCACAAGGTGCCGGCCACCATCCTGTCGCGCTGCCAGCGCTTCACCTTCAGCCGCCACACGATCAGCGCCACTGCCGCGCATCTGCACGCGGTCGCCGCCGAGGAACAGATCGCGCTCGAGCCGGGTGTGGCCGAGGCCATCGCCCGCGCGGCCACCGGCAGCATGCGCGATGCGCTGAGCGTGCTCGATCAGCTGATGGCCTATGGCAGCGGCACGATCAGCCTGCCGCAGGTGCGCGGCCTGCTCGGCGCCACCGAGGCGCACGAGGTGGCCGCGCTGGCCGACGCGCTGATCGGCGCCGACCTGACCAGCGCGCTGCGCGCGCTGAACAGCGTGGCCGAGCAAGGCGCCGACCTGCGCCAGTTCGCGCGCGACATCGTCGAGCGGCTGCGCGCGCTGATGCTGCTGAAGGCCGGCGGCGACCCGGCGCTGCTCGATGTGAGCGACGATGACCTGGCCGCGCTCCAGCACCAGGCCGCCGCCGCCGACCTTGGCGCACTGGTGAGCTGGCTCAAGTTGTTCAGCGGCCTCGACCACCAGCTGCGCACCAGTTCGTATGGCCAGCTGCCACTCGAGCTTGCGGTGATCGAGTGCCTGGCCGCGCCTATGCCGGCTGCGGCGCCGGTACAGCGCGCTGTGCCCAGCCCGCGCCCGGCCGCTCAGCCCGGCCCGGCCGCGCCGGCCCGCCCGGCGGTGCCAAGCCGCCCAACCCCATCGCCCGCCGCCGCGCCGGCCGAGCCAGTGGCGCTGGCAGCGCCCGGCCCACCGCCGCGCGAGGAGGCGCCGGCCGCCGAACCCGCGCCGGCAGTGGCAGCGCCCGGCCCACCGGCCCCGGCGCCACGGCCGCACGCCACCGCCGAGATCGCCTCGGACAACGCTGCCGCCGCCATGCTCGAGCTGGTCGAAACGCAGTGGGAAGACATTCTGCTTGGCATCAAAGCCCAGGATCGCACGCTGTACGTGCTGATGACCAGCAGCGGCGGCATGCGCGCGATCGACCTCAAAGACGACGTGATTATCTTCGAGGTCAAGAACGAGTGGCAGATCAAGCGCCTTGAGCAGCCCAACCCGCGCCGGCTGATCGAAAAGGTGCTGAGCAAATATATGGGCGCGAACTACCGGATCAGCTGCGTCGCCGAGACCGAGCATCGCGAGAGCCCGAACGTGCGGCGCGAACAGATTCGCAATAGCCGCAAGGACCCGCATATCAAAGCCGCGATCAACATTTTCGACGCCGATATTATCGACATCGAGCAGCAATCATAA
- a CDS encoding DUF4349 domain-containing protein: protein MKRAQLIALLIFVLVLAACGGSYAAAPSAREASGGEAAPPIAGAPAVPATALDQANGDAKQPAAQPNTTRLVIKTAELALQVESARDAEAQVRALVNQWGGYVVKVETTGADEQMASRVTFRVPAERFDDALAGVQGLAKKLLSRTVSGDDVTEEFVDLESRLRNLEATRDRLLTFLAKAEQVEDALKVNESLSQIQGEIEQVKGRRQFLQQNAALSTISVYLSPVPVTAILAEDGWQPITVARRALRDLLEFGQGLAEVAIVLLVWIPVWLPLLVASVWGWRRLRRLIRRPIAPKPSPPEAA from the coding sequence ATGAAACGCGCACAGCTCATTGCCCTGCTGATCTTCGTGCTGGTGCTGGCCGCATGCGGCGGCTCGTACGCGGCCGCCCCCAGCGCTCGCGAGGCAAGCGGCGGGGAGGCTGCGCCGCCGATCGCGGGTGCGCCGGCCGTGCCCGCCACCGCGCTCGATCAGGCCAATGGCGATGCCAAGCAGCCGGCCGCGCAGCCCAACACGACCCGTCTGGTGATCAAAACGGCCGAGCTTGCGCTGCAGGTCGAGAGCGCGCGCGACGCCGAGGCGCAGGTGCGCGCGCTGGTGAACCAGTGGGGCGGCTATGTGGTGAAAGTCGAGACCACCGGCGCCGACGAGCAGATGGCCTCGCGCGTGACGTTCCGCGTGCCGGCCGAGCGTTTCGACGACGCGCTGGCGGGTGTGCAGGGCCTGGCCAAGAAGCTGCTCTCGCGCACGGTCAGCGGCGACGACGTGACCGAAGAGTTCGTCGATCTCGAGTCGCGGCTGCGCAACCTCGAGGCCACCCGCGATCGGCTGCTGACCTTCCTAGCCAAGGCCGAGCAGGTCGAAGACGCGCTCAAGGTCAACGAGTCGCTCAGCCAGATCCAGGGCGAGATCGAGCAGGTCAAGGGCCGGCGCCAGTTCCTTCAGCAGAACGCGGCCCTGTCGACGATCAGCGTCTACCTGTCGCCGGTGCCGGTCACGGCCATCCTGGCCGAGGATGGCTGGCAGCCGATCACCGTCGCGCGCCGCGCATTGCGCGACCTGCTCGAATTTGGCCAGGGCCTGGCCGAGGTGGCGATCGTGCTGCTGGTGTGGATTCCGGTATGGCTGCCGCTGCTGGTGGCGAGCGTGTGGGGCTGGCGCCGGCTGCGCCGGCTGATCCGCCGCCCGATCGCGCCGAAGCCCAGCCCGCCTGAGGCGGCCTAG